A portion of the Sulfurospirillum diekertiae genome contains these proteins:
- a CDS encoding type II asparaginase, whose translation MNFLSKSIVALALVGATTCLMAKPTIAILATGGTIAGAGTSEIKSSYSAGAVTVDKLLAAVPAINDIATVKGEQISSIGSQEMNNKVWLKLAKRVNELLAQSDIDGVVITHGTDTMEETAYFLDLTVKSKKPVVLVGAMRSGTSMSADGPMNLLNAVNVATNKDTTGKGVVVVMNDEIHSAREVTKVNTSSVNAFASPNAGKIGTVYYGDVKYLMQPTRKHTVNSEFDISKLEDLPRVDILFAHPEDTDTLVKAAVAAGAKGIIHAGMGNGNPFPTTEVALAEAVKKGIVVARSSRVPTGSTTLEGEVDDAKLGFIAVDSLNAQKARVLLMLGLTKTNDKKALQKNVLRVLRSYSISLGGGVENFTCML comes from the coding sequence ATGAATTTTTTGAGTAAATCTATCGTAGCGTTGGCACTGGTTGGCGCAACAACATGTTTAATGGCAAAACCCACTATTGCCATTTTAGCAACGGGAGGTACCATTGCGGGTGCTGGTACCTCTGAGATTAAAAGCAGCTATTCAGCAGGTGCCGTTACGGTTGATAAACTGCTTGCAGCAGTACCAGCTATTAACGATATAGCAACGGTTAAAGGCGAGCAAATCTCAAGCATTGGTTCTCAAGAGATGAACAACAAAGTTTGGTTAAAACTCGCAAAAAGAGTGAATGAACTTCTTGCACAATCTGACATTGATGGTGTTGTTATCACTCATGGTACCGATACAATGGAAGAGACTGCTTACTTCCTAGACCTAACGGTTAAAAGTAAAAAACCGGTTGTTTTAGTCGGTGCAATGCGCTCAGGTACTTCTATGAGTGCAGATGGTCCTATGAACCTTTTGAATGCTGTGAATGTTGCTACCAATAAAGATACTACTGGCAAAGGTGTTGTGGTTGTTATGAATGATGAAATCCACAGTGCAAGAGAAGTAACCAAAGTCAATACTAGTTCTGTGAATGCATTTGCCTCTCCAAATGCAGGTAAAATTGGTACCGTTTACTATGGCGATGTGAAATATTTGATGCAACCAACTCGTAAACACACTGTAAACTCTGAGTTTGACATTAGTAAACTTGAAGATCTACCACGTGTTGACATTCTTTTTGCGCACCCAGAAGATACAGATACTTTAGTTAAAGCTGCTGTTGCTGCTGGTGCTAAAGGTATTATCCATGCAGGTATGGGTAATGGAAATCCATTCCCAACAACGGAAGTTGCCCTTGCTGAAGCCGTTAAAAAAGGTATTGTTGTAGCTAGAAGCTCACGTGTACCAACAGGTAGTACCACCCTTGAAGGCGAAGTGGATGATGCAAAACTAGGTTTTATCGCAGTTGATAGCCTCAACGCGCAAAAAGCACGTGTTCTTTTGATGTTAGGTTTAACTAAAACCAATGATAAAAAAGCACTTCAAAAAAATGTTCTTAGAGTACTAAGAAGTTACTCCATCTCTCTTGGCGGAGGGGTGGAGAACTTTACATGTATGTTATAA
- a CDS encoding sensor histidine kinase, giving the protein MHTIKKILVINSYHKGFQWSDDVLSGMEEVFYNHPEITINILYMDSKRVSSEEYYAKLRELYKLQLKNQKYDLIVAVDKFAYDFLIKYYHELFTNEPIVFTGLEQFVVEDVQKQGLDDRIYGILEKRSIPESIPMIAHMMPNLKKLYIINDASANGDDSEPFIQQAMSEHHNQFEIEYIRQSTLEELEERFSKPNKDEAVFFVRFYNDKYGNLYKNSQIASMINKSALPVFITDTLFIGKGALGGKLVPVKNVGIATGEMSIDVLDKKIPPLHVMTMVDYIYQFDVQKIKQFEVYPNAAVKDFELVNAPLTFFDKHRKFIDAVFLISPFLLFLILGLIHNIYMRVRSEKELKAIELQKNKHQQFIIQQSKLAEIGEVFSSIAHQWKNPLVEIATITQEHFYNYEDVGDEQNNQYVHDIMVQVRYMTDTINDFQKFIMPSSTKTVFDVSEAIDTMLKIINHNIKYNYIDVSIDISHATNLMVSGYKNEFMQTLLNVVNNAKDQIKESRDAKHIQRGAIRIIIYNHAKNVIIEIHDNAGGIPIECIANVFDAYFTTKDHGHGIGLYMSKLIIEDKMGGKIQASNIDDGACFTITLGNAT; this is encoded by the coding sequence TTGCACACGATAAAAAAAATTCTTGTTATCAATTCCTATCATAAAGGTTTTCAGTGGAGCGATGATGTCCTCTCTGGCATGGAAGAGGTCTTTTACAACCATCCTGAGATTACTATCAATATTTTATACATGGACTCTAAGCGTGTGAGCTCCGAAGAATACTACGCAAAACTAAGAGAGCTTTATAAACTCCAACTCAAAAACCAAAAATATGACCTCATCGTTGCTGTTGATAAATTTGCCTATGATTTTTTGATTAAATACTACCATGAACTTTTTACAAATGAACCCATCGTCTTTACAGGGCTTGAACAATTTGTTGTCGAAGATGTCCAAAAACAAGGACTTGATGATCGCATCTACGGTATTTTAGAAAAACGCTCCATTCCTGAGAGCATTCCCATGATCGCACACATGATGCCCAATCTTAAAAAACTTTACATTATTAACGATGCGAGTGCCAATGGCGATGACTCTGAGCCGTTTATTCAACAGGCAATGAGTGAGCACCATAATCAATTTGAGATCGAGTATATCCGTCAATCAACACTTGAAGAACTCGAAGAACGCTTTTCCAAGCCCAACAAAGATGAAGCAGTCTTTTTTGTTCGCTTTTATAATGATAAATATGGCAATCTGTATAAAAACAGCCAAATCGCATCCATGATAAACAAAAGCGCTTTACCTGTTTTTATTACCGATACTCTTTTTATCGGCAAAGGAGCATTGGGCGGTAAACTTGTTCCTGTTAAAAATGTTGGTATTGCTACAGGTGAAATGTCCATTGATGTTTTAGATAAAAAAATTCCTCCTTTACATGTAATGACGATGGTAGATTATATTTATCAATTTGATGTCCAAAAAATCAAACAGTTTGAAGTCTATCCCAATGCAGCAGTCAAAGATTTTGAACTGGTCAATGCACCACTGACCTTTTTTGATAAACACCGTAAATTTATTGATGCTGTTTTTTTAATCTCTCCTTTTCTGCTCTTTCTCATTTTAGGTCTTATCCACAATATTTACATGCGCGTACGCAGTGAAAAAGAGCTCAAAGCCATTGAACTCCAAAAAAACAAACATCAGCAATTCATCATTCAACAATCTAAATTAGCCGAAATTGGAGAAGTTTTTTCTTCCATTGCCCACCAATGGAAAAATCCACTGGTAGAGATTGCCACCATTACGCAAGAGCATTTTTATAACTATGAAGATGTAGGAGACGAGCAGAATAATCAATATGTACATGACATTATGGTGCAAGTACGCTATATGACTGACACTATTAATGACTTTCAAAAATTTATTATGCCCTCATCCACAAAAACAGTCTTTGATGTGAGTGAAGCTATTGATACCATGCTCAAAATTATCAATCACAATATCAAATATAACTATATTGATGTTAGCATCGACATAAGCCATGCGACGAATCTCATGGTCAGTGGTTATAAGAATGAGTTTATGCAAACCTTGCTCAATGTTGTGAACAATGCCAAAGATCAGATCAAAGAAAGCAGAGATGCCAAACATATTCAACGAGGTGCTATTCGAATTATCATTTACAACCATGCAAAAAATGTTATTATTGAAATCCACGACAATGCTGGGGGTATTCCCATTGAATGTATTGCGAATGTTTTTGATGCCTACTTTACCACCAAAGATCATGGACATGGCATCGGACTTTATATGTCAAAGCTCATTATCGAAGATAAAATGGGCGGAAAGATACAAGCGAGTAACATAGATGATGGTGCTTGCTTTACAATTACCTTAGGAAATGCAACATGA
- a CDS encoding response regulator transcription factor yields MKILVLEDNERLANVIKSVLIKEGYHVDLFLDGEKALDALNNGYHCFILDINVPSIDGLSILETVRIYHKEIPAIIMSSNHDLEKIQASYEIGCDDYLKKPFFIYELVQKVKKLCHKPSSTLQLWIGYTYDYVNHRLFDPNNEEIKLAKKEGKFLDLFIKDRHRVITFNELEEYVWEGEETSILNMRALIKRLRRKLPDGAIEMIKEVGYRLGEL; encoded by the coding sequence ATGAAAATACTGGTTCTTGAAGATAACGAACGCCTTGCCAATGTCATCAAAAGTGTCCTTATTAAAGAAGGCTATCATGTCGATCTTTTTCTGGATGGCGAAAAAGCGCTGGATGCACTCAACAATGGCTACCATTGCTTTATTTTAGATATTAATGTCCCTTCCATCGATGGACTCTCTATCTTAGAGACGGTGCGCATCTACCATAAAGAGATTCCTGCCATCATCATGAGTTCGAACCACGATCTGGAGAAAATACAAGCTTCGTATGAAATAGGCTGTGATGATTATCTCAAAAAACCTTTCTTTATCTACGAATTGGTACAGAAGGTGAAAAAACTCTGTCACAAACCCTCTTCTACCCTTCAGCTATGGATTGGGTATACCTACGACTATGTCAATCATCGCTTGTTTGACCCAAACAATGAAGAGATAAAATTGGCTAAAAAAGAGGGGAAATTTTTAGACCTTTTTATCAAAGATAGGCACCGTGTCATTACGTTTAATGAACTGGAAGAGTATGTTTGGGAAGGAGAAGAGACGAGTATCCTTAACATGCGAGCCCTCATCAAACGTTTACGTAGAAAATTACCGGATGGAGCAATAGAGATGATTAAAGAGGTGGGGTATCGCTTGGGTGAACTATGA